The proteins below come from a single Drosophila teissieri strain GT53w chromosome 3L, Prin_Dtei_1.1, whole genome shotgun sequence genomic window:
- the LOC122617609 gene encoding fatty acyl-CoA reductase wat isoform X1, with protein MHEANPGKTARKAFSSTSSSRRSSNGCASGHDVEEDEEEQLYQEASSSAGTNSVDGSGFNPFTAAVSATPVTDFYSNATVLITGGTGFVGKVLTEKLLRSFGLRKIYMLIRSKDSLSVQERLKGFFNESIFNRMREESPQLLAKVHPIRADYSAIDLDIDSADRAMLSSEVQIVFNVVASVKFNEKLSDAIDINVLGTKKILDLAMEMKHLKSFVHISTLYCNCNRKFIKEQVYENEIGYEKIMQIYRTFDDETLEKMRHCLIGQMPNTYTMTKKCAENLVNHRAFHMPAGIFRPPIVMSTYKDPFPGWTDNLYGPSGLCTWSARGLVRCIYGKASCKANMLPADYVVNAMIATAWDIARRFKLRESKVDGKAELPVYNYVSDANNITWGQYMHLSRKGFHEPFDKALWCFSYVIIPSKPLHCAIAFFLHNIPAYILDLIAMVTGQKRIYVKAYGKISRIIDMMAWFGLKEWKFAHRNIDELNELLPREERSVLQFNIATINWSEYFRSYLSGIRRYFFKDSANDNKLQQRKTIYRRMLILHTLLKTTFGLSLIMCMLRVYLRVFKIMPKISL; from the exons ATGCACGAGGCAAATCCTGGTAAAA CCGCTCGCAAGGCCTTCTCGTCCACCAGCTCCTCGCGACGCAGCAGCAACGGGTGTGCCAGTGGCCACGatgtcgaggaggacgaggaggagcagctctaCCAGGAGGCGTCATCCAGTGCAGGAACAAACAGCGTCGATGGCAGTGGCTTCAACCCCTTCACCGCCGCTGTCAGTGCGACACCGGTTACGGATTTCTATAGCAATGCCACCGTACTCATTACGGGCGGCACGGGTTTCGTGGGCAAAGTGTTAACAGAGAAATTGCTTCGCTCGTTTGGATTGCGTAAAATTTACATGCTGATACGCAGCAAGGACAGCCTGAGCGTGCAGGAGCGTTTGAAGGGCTTTTTCAATGAATCG ATATTCAATAGGATGCGCGAGGAGTCACCGCAATTGTTGGCGAAGGTGCATCCGATACGCGCTGATTACAGTGCCATCGACCTGGACATTGATTCCGCCGACCGAGCAATGCTCTCGTCTGAGGTCCAG ATTGTCTTTAATGTTGTGGCTTCGGTGAAATTCAATGAGAAACTGAGCGACGCTATTGACATTAATGTCCTGGGAACGAAAAAGATCCTCGACTTGGCCATGGAAATGAAGCACTTGAAG TCCTTCGTGCACATTTCGACACtctactgcaactgcaatcgcAAATTCATCAAGGAACAAGTGTACGAGAACGAAATTGGCTACGAAAAAATCATGCAG ATCTATCGCACATTCGACGACGAGACTCTGGAGAAGATGCGGCACTGTCTCATTGGCCAGATGCCCAACACCTACACGATGACCAAGAAGTGTGCCGAGAATCTGGTGAATCACCGGGCATTCCACATGCCGGCGGGTATTTTTCGACCGCCCATAG TAATGTCAACGTACAAGGATCCATTTCCCGGCTGGACTGATAATTTGTACGGGCCATCAGGTTTATGCACTTGGTCCGCCCGGGGACTCGTCCGTTGCATTTACGGCAAGGCCAGCTGCAAGGCGAACATGCTGCCCGCCGATTATGTGGTGAATGCCATGATAGCAACCGCCTGGGATATCGCTCGAAG ATTTAAGCTCCGCGAAAGTAAAGTGGATGGCAAAGCGGAGCTGCCCGTATACAACTACGTGTCCGATGCGAACAACATAACCTGGGGCCAATATATGCATCTGTCGCGCAAAGGATTTCACGAACCTTTCGACAAGGCGCTTTG GTGCTTCTCGTACGTTATAATACCATCGAAGCCTCTGCATTgtgcaattgcatttttcttGCACAATATCCCGGCTTATATTTTAGATTTAATTGCCATGGTCACCGGACAAAAGCGCAT CTATGTGAAGGCGTACGGGAAGATCTCTCGCATAATCGACATGATGGCTTGGTTCGGATTGAAGGAGTGGAAGTTCGCCCATCGCAACATTGACGAATTGAACGAGCTGCTGCCACGCGAGGAGCGTTCGGTGCTGCAGTTCAACATTGCGACGATTAATTGGAGCGAATATTTCCGCTCATACCTCAGCGGCATCAGGCGCTACTTCTTCAAGGATAGCGCTAACGATAATAAATTACAGCAGCGCAAAACTATTTATCGCAG GATGCTCATTTTGCACACGCTGCTGAAGACGACATTTGGTCTTTCATTAATTATGTGCATGCTCCGAGTTTATCTCAGGGTTTTCAAAATTATGCCAAAGATTTCGCTCTGA
- the LOC122617609 gene encoding putative fatty acyl-CoA reductase CG5065 isoform X2: MHEANPGKTARKAFSSTSSSRRSSNGCASGHDVEEDEEEQLYQEASSSAGTNSVDGSGFNPFTAAVSATPVTDFYSNATVLITGGTGFVGKVLTEKLLRSFGLRKIYMLIRSKDSLSVQERLKGFFNESIFNRMREESPQLLAKVHPIRADYSAIDLDIDSADRAMLSSEVQIVFNVVASVKFNEKLSDAIDINVLGTKKILDLAMEMKHLKSFVHISTLYCNCNRKFIKEQVYENEIGYEKIMQIYRTFDDETLEKMRHCLIGQMPNTYTMTKKCAENLVNHRAFHMPAGIFRPPIDLSSAKVKWMAKRSCPYTTTCPMRTT; encoded by the exons ATGCACGAGGCAAATCCTGGTAAAA CCGCTCGCAAGGCCTTCTCGTCCACCAGCTCCTCGCGACGCAGCAGCAACGGGTGTGCCAGTGGCCACGatgtcgaggaggacgaggaggagcagctctaCCAGGAGGCGTCATCCAGTGCAGGAACAAACAGCGTCGATGGCAGTGGCTTCAACCCCTTCACCGCCGCTGTCAGTGCGACACCGGTTACGGATTTCTATAGCAATGCCACCGTACTCATTACGGGCGGCACGGGTTTCGTGGGCAAAGTGTTAACAGAGAAATTGCTTCGCTCGTTTGGATTGCGTAAAATTTACATGCTGATACGCAGCAAGGACAGCCTGAGCGTGCAGGAGCGTTTGAAGGGCTTTTTCAATGAATCG ATATTCAATAGGATGCGCGAGGAGTCACCGCAATTGTTGGCGAAGGTGCATCCGATACGCGCTGATTACAGTGCCATCGACCTGGACATTGATTCCGCCGACCGAGCAATGCTCTCGTCTGAGGTCCAG ATTGTCTTTAATGTTGTGGCTTCGGTGAAATTCAATGAGAAACTGAGCGACGCTATTGACATTAATGTCCTGGGAACGAAAAAGATCCTCGACTTGGCCATGGAAATGAAGCACTTGAAG TCCTTCGTGCACATTTCGACACtctactgcaactgcaatcgcAAATTCATCAAGGAACAAGTGTACGAGAACGAAATTGGCTACGAAAAAATCATGCAG ATCTATCGCACATTCGACGACGAGACTCTGGAGAAGATGCGGCACTGTCTCATTGGCCAGATGCCCAACACCTACACGATGACCAAGAAGTGTGCCGAGAATCTGGTGAATCACCGGGCATTCCACATGCCGGCGGGTATTTTTCGACCGCCCATAG ATTTAAGCTCCGCGAAAGTAAAGTGGATGGCAAAGCGGAGCTGCCCGTATACAACTACGTGTCCGATGCGAACAACATAA
- the LOC122616771 gene encoding RYamide receptor, whose amino-acid sequence MDLIEQEPRLEFLPGAEEEAEFERLYAAPAEIVALLSIFYGGISIVAVIGNTLVIWVVATTRQMRTVTNMYIANLAFADVIIGLFCIPFQFQAALLQSWNLPWFMCSFCPFVQALSVNVSVFTLTAIAIDRHRAIINPLRARPTKFVSKFIIGGIWMLALLFAVPFAIAFRVEELTERFRENNETYNVTRPFCMNKNLSDDQLQSFRYTLVFVQYLVPFCVISFVYIQMAVRLWGTRAPGNAQDSRDITLLKNKKKVIKMLIIVVVIFGLCWLPLQLYNILYVTIPEINDYHFISIVWFCCDWLAMSNSCYNPFIYGIYNEKFKREFNKRFAACFCKFKTSMDAHERTFSMHTRASSIRSTYANSSMRIRSNLFGPARGGVNNGKPGLHMPRVHGAGSNSAAYNGSSGQNNNVSSGHHHHQQQQQQQHHQHQSVVTFAATPGVSAPGVGVAMAPWRRNNFKPLHPNVIECEDDMALMELPSTTPPSEEMASGGGVHLALLSRESSSCICEQEFGSQTECDGTCILSEVSRVHLPPASHGKVKEREREQEMAKDAGKSLWQPL is encoded by the exons ATGGACTTAATCGAGCAGGAGCCCCGCCTGGAATTCTTGCCCGGCGCCGAGGAGGAAGCTGAATTTG AGCGCCTGTATGCGGCCCCCGCTGAGATTGTGGCCCTGTTGTCCATTTTCTATGGCGGAATCAGCATCGTGGCTGTCATTGGCAACACTCTGGTCATTTGGGTGGTGGCCACGACCAGGCAGATGCGGACTGTGACCAATATGTATATCGCTAATTTGGCTTTTGCCGATGTGATCATTGGCCTCTTCTGCATACCATTTCAG tTCCAGGCTGCCCTGCTGCAGAGTTGGAACCTGCCGTGGTTCATGTGCAGCTTCTGCCCCTTCGTCCAGGCACTGAGTGTGAATGTCTCTGTATTCACGCTGACCGCCATTGCAATCGATCGGCATAGGGCCATCATTAATCCACTTAG GGCACGTCCCACCAAGTTCGTATCGAAGTTCATAATTGGAGGAATTTGGATGCTGGCCCTGCTGTTTGCGGTGCCCTTTGCCATTGCCTTTCGGGTTGAGGAGTTGACCGAAAGGTTTCGCG AGAACAATGAGACCTACAATGTGACGCGCCCATTCTGCATGAACAAGAACCTTTCGGATGATCAACTGCAATCCTTTCGCTACACCCTGGTTTTTGTGCAGTATCTGGTTCCATTCTGTGTCATCAGCTTCGTCTACATCCAGATGGCAGTTCGTTTGTGGGGCACACGTGCGCCTGGAAACGCACAGGATTCACGGGACATCACGCTGCtgaaaaacaagaagaag GTCATCAAAATGCTAATTATCGTGGTCGTTATCTTTGGACTCTgctggctgccactgcagCTCTATAATATACTGTATGTCACGATACCGGAAATCAACGACTACCACTTCATTAGCATCGTCTGGTTCTGCTGCGACTGGCTGGCCATGAGCAATAGTTGCTACAATCCCTTTATTTATGGCATCTACAAC GAAAAGTTCAAGCGGGAATTCAACAAACGCTTCGCGGCCTGTTTCTGCAAGTTCAAGACGAGCATGGACGCCCACGAAAGGACCTTCTCGATGCACACCCGCGCCAGCTCCATCAGGTCGACCTATGCCAACTCCTCGATGCGCATCCGGAGTAATCTCTTTGGCCCGGCGCGGGGTGGTGTTAACAATGGAAAGCCGGGTTTGCATATGCCGCGGGTGCATGGCGCCGGTTCTAACAGCGCAGCTTACAACGGAAGTAGTGGGCAGAACAACAATGTCAGCAGtggtcatcatcatcatcagcagcagcagcagcagcagcatcatcagcatcaaaGCGTGGTCACCTTCGCTGCCACTCCAGGTGTTTCGGCGCCAGGTGTGGGCGTCGCCATGGCCCCTTGGCGCCGGAACAATTTTAAACCTCTGCATCCGAACGTAATCGAATGCGAGGACGACATGGCACTCATGGAGCTGCCCTCGACCACGCCCCCCAGCGAGGAGATGGCATCCGGCGGCGGTGTCCACTTGGCGCTGCTAAGCAGGGAGAGCTCCAGCTGCATTTGCGAGCAGGAGTTTGGCAGCCAAACCGAGTGCGATGGCACCTGCATACTCAGCGAGGTGTCGCGAGTCCACCTGCCGCCCGCTTCCCATGGGAAGGTGaaggagagggagagggagcaGGAGATGGCGAAGGATGCGGGCAAGTCCTTGTGGCAGCCACTTTAA